One part of the Prosthecobacter debontii genome encodes these proteins:
- a CDS encoding SGNH/GDSL hydrolase family protein gives MKRLPFLFTLAASSLGFSLLNHAADAPKPRVLILGDSISIGYTPVVQKLLADAMTVLRPMAANGKAENCSDTKSGVLNIDRWLQIDGGKWNVIHFNWGLHDVKHMKADGKVSDQASDPVNNTVEVYERNLREIVGKLKATGAKLIFATTTPCPEEPMKVFRSNADVIRYNEAALRIMKELGVQVNDLYTFALPQLKTIQIQPANVHYTAEGSQALGEQVVKAIHAAR, from the coding sequence ATGAAGCGTCTTCCTTTTCTCTTTACCCTCGCCGCCAGCAGCCTTGGATTCAGTCTCCTCAATCATGCCGCAGATGCCCCCAAACCGCGCGTACTGATTCTAGGCGATTCGATTTCGATTGGTTACACTCCCGTCGTCCAAAAGCTTTTGGCAGATGCGATGACGGTCTTGCGCCCCATGGCTGCGAACGGTAAGGCTGAAAACTGTAGCGACACCAAGTCAGGCGTCCTTAACATCGACCGTTGGCTGCAAATCGACGGCGGCAAATGGAACGTCATTCACTTCAACTGGGGCCTCCATGACGTGAAGCACATGAAAGCCGATGGCAAGGTCTCCGATCAAGCCAGCGATCCGGTCAATAACACCGTGGAAGTCTATGAAAGGAACCTGCGCGAGATCGTGGGGAAACTGAAAGCCACCGGCGCCAAGCTCATTTTCGCCACCACTACTCCCTGCCCTGAGGAGCCGATGAAAGTCTTCCGTAGCAATGCCGATGTCATCCGCTACAACGAAGCAGCCCTACGCATCATGAAAGAACTCGGCGTGCAGGTGAACGATCTCTACACCTTTGCACTGCCACAACTCAAAACAATCCAGATCCAGCCTGCCAACGTCCACTACACCGCCGAAGGCTCGCAGGCTCTCGGAGAGCAAGTGGTAAAAGCGATTCACGCAGCTCGGTGA
- a CDS encoding arylsulfatase, with amino-acid sequence MLRHAFSRILLAVSALVCAAAELPAADRPNIIWIMADDLGYGDLGCFGQKVIQTPNLDRMAMEGMKFSHFYAGATVCAPSRSVLMTGLHHGHTRVRGNAGKTNPAAQALKEGDVTVAKVLKDAGYKTALIGKWGLGDVGEAETGLPRKQGFDYFYGYLNQTHAHNHFPDYLWRNETKEPLSNIVSPLGENGGGYATDPVHFSDDLFADEALKFVEENKASPFFIYWSLVVPHANNERTRELKDGAEVPDYGPYADKDWPNPDKGQAAMITRLDSYVGRMLKLLKAQGLAEKTLVIFTSDNGPHNESNHDLTRFAPSGPYTGIKRSLTDGGIRVPLIAWWPGKIKAGLETRHVASFADWMATAAELADAKVPEKTDSISFVPTLMSNGAKQEQHEFLYWEFHEGGFKQAALYQGRWKGIRAEGSDALVALYDQQNDVEEKTNVAAENPDIAAKIGEYLKTARTDSADWEPRWKAEGKKKKK; translated from the coding sequence ATGCTTAGACACGCTTTTTCGAGAATTTTGTTGGCCGTATCCGCGCTTGTTTGCGCTGCTGCCGAGTTACCTGCAGCCGATCGTCCCAACATCATCTGGATCATGGCTGATGACTTGGGGTATGGAGACCTGGGTTGCTTTGGGCAAAAGGTCATTCAGACACCGAATCTGGATCGCATGGCGATGGAAGGGATGAAGTTTTCCCACTTCTATGCAGGCGCCACTGTGTGCGCCCCCTCTCGCAGTGTGTTGATGACCGGGCTTCATCATGGCCACACACGCGTGCGGGGAAATGCAGGCAAGACCAATCCCGCCGCACAAGCTCTGAAGGAGGGGGATGTTACCGTGGCCAAGGTCCTGAAGGATGCAGGTTACAAGACCGCGCTCATCGGTAAATGGGGCCTAGGTGATGTTGGCGAGGCTGAAACCGGGCTGCCCCGCAAGCAAGGGTTCGATTACTTCTATGGCTACCTGAACCAGACGCATGCTCACAATCACTTCCCGGATTATCTGTGGAGAAATGAGACAAAGGAACCTCTCTCAAACATTGTGAGCCCTTTGGGTGAAAATGGCGGCGGCTATGCCACGGATCCCGTGCACTTCTCTGATGACCTCTTTGCCGATGAAGCCTTGAAGTTTGTCGAGGAAAACAAAGCTTCCCCCTTCTTCATCTACTGGAGTCTGGTGGTGCCGCATGCGAACAATGAGCGCACTCGTGAGTTGAAGGACGGGGCTGAGGTGCCGGACTATGGACCCTATGCCGACAAGGACTGGCCGAATCCCGATAAGGGACAGGCGGCGATGATCACTCGCTTGGATAGTTATGTCGGCCGGATGCTGAAGCTGCTGAAAGCGCAGGGATTGGCGGAAAAGACTCTGGTGATCTTCACCAGCGACAATGGTCCGCACAATGAGAGCAATCACGATCTGACTCGTTTTGCCCCCTCAGGGCCTTATACCGGAATCAAACGCAGCCTGACCGATGGCGGTATTCGTGTTCCGCTGATTGCTTGGTGGCCTGGGAAGATCAAAGCGGGACTGGAAACTCGCCATGTCGCTTCGTTCGCAGATTGGATGGCGACTGCGGCCGAGTTGGCCGACGCCAAAGTGCCTGAGAAGACGGATTCCATCAGCTTTGTGCCCACGCTCATGAGCAATGGGGCCAAGCAGGAGCAGCATGAGTTCCTCTACTGGGAATTTCATGAAGGTGGTTTCAAACAGGCCGCTTTGTATCAGGGACGTTGGAAGGGGATTCGTGCGGAAGGCTCCGACGCACTTGTCGCGCTTTATGATCAGCAGAACGATGTCGAAGAGAAAACCAATGTGGCGGCTGAGAATCCAGACATCGCGGCGAAGATCGGCGAGTATCTGAAGACGGCGCGAACAGATTCAGCGGATTGGGAGCCGCGCTGGAAGGCGGAAGGGAAGAAGAAAAAGAAATAG
- a CDS encoding sulfatase family protein, translating to MKHCVRFILAGCLGLCFFQHLQAAPSKAPDVSRPNIIFILADDLGYGDIGAYKKQPSKIPTPNVDRLAREGIRFTDAHSPASVCSPTRYALLTGRYAWRSSLQSGVVLPWGEPLLKPGQLTVAEMLKENGYTTGLIGKWHLGMSWPTKDGKPAAAGEDRLSNVDFTQPFKGGPLDHGFDHYFGVDVPNYPPYCFLKDDRTVGIPTLPDTGRVDGFNRPGPMIPGWKLVDILPELNRQAVSFVEQSAQSGKPFFLYYALTSPHYPVVPAKEFQGKTTVGDYGDFVFQTDWCVGQILEALERQGVAENTLVVFTSDNGPEITGEVKPGVYDRVLQYKHHSLDGLRGAKRDLWEAGHRVPFVARWPRKIEAGRVSEETICHVDFMSTVAAILGTEYASDTAVDSHNLLSILWNEPLGRPVREATVHHSGSGRFAIRKGEWVLIAHITGDDNRQRGEPEWLKKQRGYLPHNQPGELYHLKEDLIEKNNLYAEKPEIVAELRALLEKYVKEGRSTPGPAQTNDVPVIIDKPIQKPAAGKKQ from the coding sequence ATGAAACATTGCGTCCGATTCATTCTGGCTGGCTGTTTGGGGTTGTGTTTTTTTCAACACCTCCAGGCCGCCCCATCCAAGGCTCCAGATGTCAGTCGGCCTAACATCATTTTCATTCTGGCCGATGATTTAGGCTACGGAGACATCGGCGCTTACAAGAAACAGCCTTCGAAGATTCCGACCCCAAATGTGGATCGCCTCGCGAGGGAGGGGATTCGTTTTACGGATGCGCATTCGCCAGCTTCCGTGTGTTCGCCAACTCGCTACGCCTTGCTGACAGGGCGCTATGCGTGGAGGTCGAGCCTGCAATCGGGGGTCGTGCTGCCATGGGGCGAGCCCCTGCTGAAGCCGGGTCAGTTGACAGTGGCCGAGATGCTCAAAGAGAACGGTTATACCACGGGCTTGATTGGCAAATGGCATCTTGGCATGTCTTGGCCGACTAAGGATGGCAAGCCTGCGGCGGCGGGTGAGGATCGCTTGAGCAATGTGGATTTCACGCAGCCTTTCAAAGGCGGGCCGTTGGATCATGGTTTCGATCATTACTTCGGTGTGGATGTGCCGAACTATCCGCCCTACTGCTTTTTGAAGGATGATCGCACCGTCGGCATCCCGACGTTGCCAGATACGGGGCGGGTGGATGGCTTTAACCGCCCCGGTCCTATGATTCCCGGCTGGAAGTTGGTGGATATCTTGCCAGAGCTGAATCGCCAAGCGGTGTCGTTCGTTGAGCAGTCGGCTCAAAGCGGCAAGCCCTTCTTCCTCTATTATGCCCTGACTTCACCGCATTATCCCGTGGTGCCAGCCAAGGAGTTTCAGGGCAAGACGACTGTGGGAGATTATGGTGACTTTGTGTTTCAGACCGACTGGTGCGTGGGGCAGATCCTTGAAGCGCTCGAGCGTCAGGGCGTTGCGGAGAACACGCTGGTGGTCTTCACCAGTGACAACGGTCCTGAGATAACAGGGGAAGTGAAGCCCGGCGTCTATGACCGAGTTTTGCAATACAAACACCACAGCCTGGATGGGCTGCGTGGAGCCAAGCGGGATCTCTGGGAAGCTGGGCATCGTGTGCCTTTCGTCGCGCGTTGGCCTCGCAAGATCGAGGCTGGGCGGGTGAGTGAGGAGACGATCTGTCATGTGGATTTCATGAGCACTGTGGCTGCGATTCTGGGGACTGAATATGCCAGTGACACGGCCGTGGATAGCCACAACCTGCTGTCTATTTTGTGGAATGAGCCGTTAGGCCGGCCCGTGCGTGAAGCTACCGTGCATCACAGTGGCTCGGGGCGCTTTGCCATTCGCAAAGGCGAGTGGGTGCTCATCGCCCACATCACCGGGGATGACAATCGCCAGCGTGGCGAGCCTGAATGGCTGAAAAAGCAGCGCGGTTATCTGCCCCACAATCAACCCGGGGAGCTGTATCATCTGAAGGAGGACTTGATCGAAAAAAACAACCTCTATGCAGAGAAGCCGGAGATCGTCGCCGAGCTGCGCGCTCTGCTGGAGAAGTATGTGAAGGAGGGCCGCTCAACCCCGGGTCCAGCCCAAACCAATGATGTGCCTGTGATCATCGACAAACCTATTCAAAAGCCTGCTGCCGGTAAAAAACAATAA
- a CDS encoding sulfatase-like hydrolase/transferase produces MKYLVLVFLGLVGLSHAADRPNILWVTSEDNSPYLGCYGDKLAVTPHLDKLASEGLRYRHAYSNAPVCSTARTTLITGMYPTSLGVQNHRSSVAIPADFKLYPQYLREAGYYCTNNSKTDYNVAGAGNKIWDDSSKKAHYKNRKPGQPFFAIFNFTSSHESQVAPKPGKTEFRIDPKEMQLPPYHPDTMTIRKDWANYYDQITVMDQQVGDVLDELEQAGLAEDTIVFYYGDHGGALPRGKRNIHDSGTRVPFIVRIPKKWQHLAPAQPGEWVNDLVSFVDFPATVFSLCQVPIPSQFRGMPFLGEKKTVRDHVFLYRGRMDERYDTVRAVCDGEFRYVRNFSPHRPCGQHYTYPFDVQPSMGSWYEEFAAGRCNDVQSAYWLPKASEELYEPESDPFEIHNLASDAEQKARLEKMREVLHQDMLSTRDTAFIPEGMYEKLAGEKTLYEFAQSAAYPLERLMDIAEAASSRNPSHVPSYMGALTDKDPLIRYWATTGCLILKDKAAEAKEALKPLLQDESLDVRVVAAEALSYLGEKDAALTTVTEVIRTGNTYESLAALNTLEYLWRAGHITLKQAQEAVQGLTLKEPNNRIPKYLLSLSEK; encoded by the coding sequence ATGAAATATCTCGTTCTCGTTTTTTTAGGCTTGGTCGGGCTGAGTCATGCGGCTGACCGGCCGAACATCCTGTGGGTCACCAGTGAGGATAATAGCCCGTATCTGGGATGTTATGGAGACAAGCTCGCGGTCACGCCTCACTTGGATAAGCTGGCTTCAGAGGGGCTCCGCTATCGGCACGCTTACTCGAACGCGCCAGTGTGCTCCACCGCACGCACCACGCTGATCACGGGTATGTATCCCACCAGTCTCGGTGTGCAGAATCACCGCAGCAGTGTAGCCATTCCGGCGGACTTCAAGCTCTACCCGCAATATCTGAGAGAGGCGGGTTACTACTGCACCAATAACAGCAAGACGGATTACAACGTGGCAGGAGCAGGGAACAAGATTTGGGACGATAGCAGCAAGAAAGCTCACTATAAAAATCGCAAGCCGGGGCAACCCTTCTTCGCCATTTTTAACTTCACTTCCAGTCATGAAAGCCAAGTGGCTCCTAAGCCCGGGAAGACCGAGTTCCGCATCGATCCCAAAGAGATGCAACTCCCACCGTATCACCCTGATACGATGACGATCCGTAAGGATTGGGCGAACTACTATGACCAGATCACGGTCATGGATCAGCAAGTCGGAGATGTTCTGGATGAACTGGAGCAAGCCGGGTTGGCCGAGGACACCATTGTCTTTTATTATGGGGACCATGGAGGCGCTTTGCCTCGTGGGAAACGTAACATCCATGACTCCGGCACACGGGTGCCGTTCATCGTTCGCATCCCCAAAAAATGGCAGCACCTCGCCCCAGCTCAGCCTGGAGAGTGGGTCAATGATCTTGTGAGCTTTGTGGATTTCCCTGCTACGGTCTTCAGCCTGTGTCAGGTTCCGATTCCCTCCCAGTTTCGTGGTATGCCTTTCCTGGGGGAAAAGAAGACCGTTCGCGATCATGTCTTCCTTTATCGCGGACGCATGGATGAACGTTATGATACCGTCAGAGCCGTGTGTGATGGTGAGTTCCGATACGTGCGCAATTTCTCGCCGCATCGTCCCTGTGGGCAGCACTACACCTATCCCTTCGATGTGCAGCCAAGTATGGGGTCATGGTATGAAGAATTCGCCGCAGGCCGTTGCAATGACGTCCAGTCGGCCTACTGGCTGCCCAAGGCTTCTGAAGAGCTGTATGAACCGGAAAGTGACCCTTTTGAGATTCATAATCTCGCTAGCGATGCCGAACAAAAAGCACGACTGGAAAAGATGCGTGAAGTGTTGCACCAGGACATGCTCTCTACGCGGGATACTGCCTTCATTCCTGAGGGGATGTATGAAAAGTTGGCGGGAGAGAAGACGTTGTATGAATTCGCACAGAGTGCCGCCTATCCCTTAGAGCGCCTAATGGACATCGCTGAGGCTGCGAGCTCACGGAATCCATCCCACGTGCCTTCCTACATGGGGGCGCTGACGGACAAAGACCCGCTCATCCGCTACTGGGCGACCACCGGTTGCCTGATCCTGAAAGACAAGGCGGCCGAGGCGAAGGAGGCGTTGAAGCCCTTGCTCCAAGATGAATCTCTGGATGTGCGTGTGGTGGCTGCTGAGGCCCTGAGTTATCTCGGCGAAAAAGACGCGGCTCTGACCACCGTCACGGAGGTGATTCGCACTGGCAATACTTATGAGTCTCTGGCTGCGCTGAACACCCTGGAGTATCTCTGGCGCGCGGGTCACATCACCCTGAAGCAGGCTCAGGAGGCTGTGCAAGGGCTGACGCTGAAGGAGCCGAATAACCGCATCCCTAAATACCTGCTGTCTCTTTCTGAAAAATGA
- a CDS encoding sulfatase-like hydrolase/transferase yields the protein MKTFLLLLNLSLIGGLAAADRPNVVLIMADDFGYECVQANGGESYPTPNLDKLAAGGLRFEHCHVQPLCTPTRVQLMTGRYNIRNYLSFGKLPKQETTFGQLMKQAGYATGICGKWQLGAEPDLPQHFGFDEAYLWQHTRRPPRYANPGLEHNAKPLDFQHGEYGPELVNDFALDFITRHQTESFFLYYPMILTHDPFQPTPDSPDWDPTTQGEKAKQANKHFADMTVFMDKMIGRLVAKLESLELSDNTLILFLGDNGTSTKITSRYQGADYHGGKGDTSRRGTHVPMIASWPRVIKPGVNDHRLVSSTDFLPTLCDAAGVSVPPQMDGISFMPELKGEKGQGRDWLYTWYSPRQKQDLKVKECAFTQQHKLYRDGSFYDLVKDPDEKHPLTVADLTGEAAQAAAKLGAVLEQFKDARPHELDEAFIQSGGGKEPKAQRKKNKK from the coding sequence ATGAAGACGTTCTTGCTCCTGCTTAACCTATCCCTGATTGGCGGTCTTGCTGCGGCGGATCGGCCTAACGTGGTGTTGATCATGGCCGATGATTTCGGTTATGAGTGTGTGCAGGCCAATGGTGGGGAATCTTACCCAACTCCGAATCTGGATAAGCTAGCGGCAGGAGGTTTGCGCTTCGAGCACTGTCATGTGCAGCCCCTCTGCACTCCTACCCGGGTGCAGCTCATGACTGGGCGCTACAACATTCGCAATTACCTCAGCTTCGGCAAGCTGCCCAAACAAGAGACCACCTTTGGTCAACTCATGAAGCAGGCCGGATATGCCACGGGTATCTGTGGCAAGTGGCAGCTCGGGGCGGAGCCGGATCTGCCTCAGCACTTTGGTTTCGATGAAGCCTATCTCTGGCAGCATACCCGTCGGCCACCGCGCTATGCCAATCCCGGGCTGGAGCACAATGCTAAGCCCTTGGACTTCCAGCATGGCGAGTATGGACCTGAATTGGTGAATGACTTCGCGCTCGATTTCATCACGCGGCATCAGACGGAATCCTTCTTTTTGTATTACCCGATGATCCTCACTCACGATCCTTTTCAACCCACCCCGGATAGTCCCGATTGGGACCCCACCACGCAGGGTGAAAAGGCCAAGCAGGCGAACAAACACTTTGCCGATATGACGGTCTTTATGGACAAGATGATCGGTCGGCTGGTGGCGAAGTTGGAGAGTCTGGAACTGAGTGACAACACACTCATTCTCTTCCTCGGTGACAACGGCACCTCCACGAAGATCACCAGCCGCTATCAAGGCGCAGACTACCACGGCGGAAAGGGCGATACCTCACGCCGAGGCACCCATGTGCCCATGATTGCCTCTTGGCCGCGAGTCATTAAGCCAGGCGTGAATGACCATCGGTTGGTTAGCAGTACGGATTTCCTGCCCACCCTCTGCGATGCTGCCGGTGTGTCTGTGCCTCCCCAGATGGATGGCATCAGCTTCATGCCGGAATTGAAGGGTGAGAAAGGGCAGGGGAGAGACTGGCTCTACACGTGGTATTCACCCCGGCAGAAGCAAGACCTAAAGGTCAAGGAATGTGCCTTTACTCAGCAGCACAAGCTCTACCGCGATGGATCGTTTTACGATCTGGTGAAAGACCCCGACGAAAAGCACCCATTGACGGTAGCCGACCTCACGGGAGAAGCCGCCCAAGCCGCCGCTAAACTTGGGGCCGTGCTTGAGCAATTCAAGGACGCTCGGCCTCATGAACTGGATGAAGCCTTCATCCAATCGGGGGGGGGCAAAGAGCCGAAGGCTCAGCGTAAGAAGAACAAAAAGTAA
- a CDS encoding inorganic phosphate transporter, giving the protein MLLSLLVIAAFVVAYSNGANANFKGVASLFGSGTTSYRTAVQWAAVTTAAGALAAAFLTGQMLQAFSGKGLVTDALVTDPVFLLAVASGAALTSSLATWWGFPVSTTHALIGALVGAGWIASPEGVNLSHLWKTFAMPLLLGPVAAIVLGTLLYSVLRPLKLAPDHRTRTLDALHFLSGGAVCFARGMNDTPKMAALLASMAFWADLKGLLLVAVAMTLGGLISARQVAETLAHKITGMNPGQGFVANLTTSLLVVTGSIYALPLSTTHVTVGSLLGIGIVTRQAHWRTIIPVLLAWITTLPCAALLAALVYLGGRAVF; this is encoded by the coding sequence GTGCTGCTGTCTCTACTCGTTATCGCTGCTTTCGTGGTCGCCTACTCCAATGGGGCCAACGCCAATTTTAAAGGCGTCGCTTCCTTGTTTGGCAGCGGCACGACGAGCTACCGCACGGCGGTGCAGTGGGCGGCTGTGACGACCGCAGCCGGGGCCTTGGCGGCGGCCTTTTTGACCGGTCAGATGTTGCAGGCCTTTTCTGGGAAGGGACTGGTGACAGATGCGCTGGTGACGGACCCTGTTTTCCTGCTGGCCGTGGCCAGTGGTGCGGCCTTGACCAGCAGTTTGGCCACTTGGTGGGGCTTCCCGGTATCGACAACGCATGCTTTGATCGGTGCACTGGTTGGGGCGGGTTGGATCGCCAGTCCTGAGGGAGTGAATCTCAGCCATCTGTGGAAGACTTTTGCGATGCCTCTGCTGCTGGGACCCGTGGCTGCCATCGTCTTGGGCACCTTGCTTTATAGCGTGCTGCGGCCGCTCAAGCTGGCTCCCGATCATCGCACTCGCACGCTGGACGCACTGCATTTCCTCAGCGGTGGTGCGGTCTGTTTTGCACGTGGGATGAATGACACGCCGAAGATGGCAGCTCTGTTGGCCAGCATGGCCTTTTGGGCAGATCTGAAAGGACTCCTGCTGGTGGCTGTCGCCATGACTCTGGGGGGCTTGATCAGTGCTCGACAGGTGGCGGAGACGCTGGCCCATAAGATCACGGGCATGAATCCAGGGCAGGGCTTCGTGGCCAATCTCACGACATCGCTCCTCGTTGTCACGGGTTCCATTTACGCACTGCCTTTATCCACGACGCATGTCACGGTGGGCTCATTGTTAGGCATTGGTATTGTTACTCGTCAGGCCCACTGGCGCACGATCATTCCTGTCTTGCTGGCGTGGATTACCACCTTGCCCTGTGCTGCTCTACTGGCGGCACTCGTCTATCTCGGTGGCCGAGCTGTGTTTTAG
- a CDS encoding sulfurtransferase has protein sequence MKPILTLLATLALLTASLRAEIGLISPADAKALIENPDAAKRPIVLDTRGGYKDYFRGHLPTAHHINFDTLRGTDHAVPVQYLPEDITRALLLRAGADKNRTHIIYATGEKLPNDEILSASMVAHVLEKAGIEDIRILDGGLPGWQAAGFAPTQEYFGNPTGSLPEKGHPEIAATIDDVLAEKDQPGVILVDARPQNEYLGQDEIWLRKGHIPGAVSFHWARLMASDNTHKFKPFAEVKAELEKAGITPDKKVICYCGTSREGSLVRFYLAHVAGYPNVRLYEGAWKEYVWVKNKSLPAETTAPTVK, from the coding sequence ATGAAACCCATCCTCACCCTCCTGGCCACCCTGGCCTTGCTGACAGCTTCGCTTCGGGCCGAGATCGGCCTCATCAGCCCGGCTGACGCCAAGGCCCTCATCGAGAATCCCGACGCGGCCAAGCGCCCCATTGTGCTCGATACTCGTGGCGGTTACAAAGACTACTTCCGTGGTCACCTCCCCACCGCCCACCACATCAACTTCGACACGCTCCGTGGCACCGATCATGCCGTGCCTGTGCAATACCTGCCGGAAGACATCACGCGTGCGCTTCTGCTGCGTGCAGGTGCCGACAAGAACCGCACCCACATCATCTACGCCACCGGTGAGAAGCTGCCGAATGACGAGATCCTCAGCGCCAGCATGGTAGCGCATGTGCTGGAGAAAGCGGGGATTGAAGACATCCGCATTCTCGATGGCGGATTACCCGGTTGGCAAGCTGCGGGCTTTGCACCCACTCAGGAATACTTTGGCAATCCCACGGGTAGTCTTCCCGAGAAAGGGCATCCCGAGATCGCAGCCACCATTGACGATGTCCTCGCGGAGAAAGATCAGCCCGGTGTCATCCTCGTAGATGCTCGCCCTCAGAATGAATACCTGGGCCAAGATGAAATCTGGCTGCGCAAAGGTCACATTCCCGGCGCTGTCAGCTTCCACTGGGCTCGTCTGATGGCATCGGATAATACCCACAAGTTTAAACCTTTCGCAGAAGTGAAAGCGGAGCTGGAGAAAGCCGGGATAACCCCCGATAAAAAAGTCATCTGCTACTGCGGCACTTCGCGTGAAGGCAGCCTCGTCCGTTTTTATCTGGCTCACGTCGCCGGTTACCCCAACGTCCGCCTCTATGAAGGGGCCTGGAAAGAATACGTCTGGGTAAAGAACAAGTCTCTACCTGCCGAAACCACCGCTCCGACAGTGAAGTAG
- a CDS encoding RraA family protein, giving the protein MPISHSEILQLKRWNTPTIYNGWEQITKADVAADGVNLEETRDFMPQMGPMVGYAVTVVIQPSSKAPREANPNAWAEYRRYVASLPGPKIVVVQDLDKPAVIGSFWGEVNSNAHRALGCVGTIVDGAIRDVDEMTNAGFKALARRFCVGHAHVHPVRWGCEVEVFGRKIQPGQLIHADKHGFLAIPLGEEEGLLDASRFMDANECETVIPAARGSVGLPMDQVIENLSAAGKQFGENVQKKFRRQGEW; this is encoded by the coding sequence ATGCCGATCTCACATTCTGAAATTCTTCAACTGAAGCGCTGGAATACTCCGACCATCTACAATGGCTGGGAACAAATCACCAAGGCCGATGTAGCTGCGGATGGGGTTAACCTGGAGGAGACGCGGGATTTCATGCCGCAGATGGGGCCGATGGTGGGCTATGCGGTAACGGTGGTGATCCAGCCTTCCAGTAAGGCTCCTCGCGAAGCAAATCCAAATGCCTGGGCTGAGTATCGCCGCTATGTGGCCAGCCTGCCGGGACCGAAGATCGTGGTGGTGCAGGATCTGGATAAGCCCGCCGTCATCGGCTCCTTTTGGGGGGAGGTGAACAGCAATGCACATCGCGCTCTGGGGTGTGTGGGAACCATCGTGGATGGGGCCATCCGGGATGTGGATGAGATGACCAACGCGGGTTTCAAAGCTCTGGCGCGGCGCTTCTGCGTTGGCCATGCGCATGTGCATCCAGTGCGCTGGGGCTGTGAGGTGGAGGTGTTTGGTCGCAAGATCCAGCCTGGGCAGCTGATTCACGCGGATAAGCATGGCTTTCTAGCCATCCCGTTAGGCGAAGAGGAAGGTTTGCTAGATGCCTCGCGCTTTATGGATGCCAATGAGTGCGAGACAGTGATCCCGGCGGCTCGCGGCAGTGTGGGTTTGCCCATGGATCAAGTGATCGAAAACCTGAGTGCCGCAGGCAAGCAATTCGGCGAAAATGTGCAGAAGAAATTCCGCAGGCAGGGGGAGTGGTGA
- a CDS encoding cupin domain-containing protein, with product MFPYLALADEKPWQPGPYEGVELKILHQHEETRGVVVLRKFHAGVTVPAHTHPAANEWAWIVSGEWQEGETVYQAGTLFHAPKNTQHGPHVALTEVVSLTVFDGPLTVV from the coding sequence ATGTTTCCCTACCTTGCTCTTGCAGACGAAAAGCCCTGGCAGCCTGGACCTTATGAAGGTGTGGAATTGAAGATCCTGCATCAGCATGAAGAAACCCGTGGAGTGGTGGTGCTGAGGAAATTTCATGCGGGTGTGACCGTGCCGGCCCATACACATCCTGCGGCCAATGAATGGGCCTGGATTGTCTCGGGAGAGTGGCAGGAAGGGGAGACGGTGTATCAAGCAGGCACCTTGTTTCATGCTCCGAAAAACACTCAACATGGACCGCATGTGGCGCTGACCGAGGTAGTGAGCCTGACCGTGTTTGATGGACCTCTGACCGTAGTGTGA